The Balaenoptera acutorostrata chromosome 13, mBalAcu1.1, whole genome shotgun sequence region ATTCTAACACTTCCATCTAGAAACAGTGCAatttattttgcaattttaatGTTGAAGAAATCTCCTCAATCTCTCATGTACCCTATCTTTGTATAAAACATACTATGGAGAGTGTTACTTTAAGATCTgttaatttcattaattaattgaAGTATCACTTAGTGAGTATAAAGTACAGGACATGAAAAGGTGGCTAAGGCATCCTACACTTCAAAAGATTTCAGAttgaatattttggaattttcttctgtttcctctccTTCTATTTGGTATATATTTTGTCCCATGTTGGTTATCAAAAGCCTGGTAATAAGGCACTGGAAAATGTACCTTTATCTGCTGTACCAGAAGAAAGCAGGCCATGTCTGCAGGAGAGAGGAGGTGTCATAAAGTACTCTGTAgatgcattcaacaaatactaacCGAACCACCTCCCCGCCTCCCCTTTGCCAGAATGTAACAGCGAGCAACATACAGAGTTCTTCCCTCCTGGCATTTATAATCTAGTACGGGACACAGAACAAAAAGCAAGGAACAATAAAGTAATTATGAGTTCTCTGCGCTTTGAAGGAATCAAATAAGAGGTTAAAATAGAGCCTTAGCCAGGGGCCTTCTTTACGTAGGGGAGAGGCGGCTGACACACCAAGCCACACGTGAGGTCGGGGAGCTTGGGGGCAAGGTCATGCAGGACCTTGGTTTTTAGGTTAAGGATTTGGATTTTAAGTACATAAGGAAACCATGGAGGACAATTAAGCAAGGGAATGACATTTGATGCtgtcatatatttattctttctatGGATTGGGAGGTGACTCAATATTACGTTTCAGCTCCAGAAGCAACGTTTTCCCTTCTGAAGTTACAAGTGGAGCGCATTTTCCTTCTTGTGCCTTTATGCAGGACAGCTGCTTCTCATACTCACATGCAGGTCTTCtgagggtttcttttctttttcaatagtaTTCCCTTGATGTTGCTCAGATAATTACAGTAAGTGGTTGTAATTGGATTATGTACTTGGGCTATGAACAGGAGCATGATATCTACAAATTCTCTTCTTCAGACCTGCAAATCCAAGAGACACGTCTCTCTGGAAGATAAGAGCTCCTTCCTCACGATCAAAAAAGGTCTGTGTTACTGCTGTCAcgtttataaaattaattatggAATCCATAACAATTTTCTGGACAAGAAAGGCATTTTCAGTGTAAGTATTTATGTTTCTGTTACAGAAGACTGCCGGAGTGACACCTGCATAGGGAATCCTCACCAGGAAGGACTGACACACCTGGACCCAAGGCGCTGGCTTCCTGGGAGGCTCCTGTCTGATGTGCAGGAGGCAGGATGTCATTGTGACTCTGCAAGGGGAGGCTCCTGGTGACCGAGACCAGCACACAGTATCGCACCCTTGGCTACAGGGGACGCTGTGCAGGCCTTTTCCTACAAGTGAGAAGCACGAGATTATTCTGCAAGAGGAAGATTCCAGGGGCTTAAAAACGCAAAGGTTTCTACCTTGGGAGCCCCTTGGAATGTTGGCAGCTCAGGATCTCAAAGGAAGTTCTGTGTTAACGAGTTACAGAGTTCACGTGGAAGTAAATGTCACTTTCTAATCAATAATAATACCGAGTGAGGAGCACTATGCAGGGAGAAACCTTCCATAGAAAGACAGGCAGGGAAAAGCGTAGGCCGACCTTAAACCTCCCGAACAGAGCCAGCCTGAGATAAACACCAAAATGGCCAAGTGAGAGACTGTGAAATAGCAGCCCTGGAACTGTAGTAGTTGTGAGGAAATCTTCTCCGCTAAATCACGATACCAAATAGGAAACATGATCTACAAGTGCCCCATGTGTAGGGAATTCTTCTCTGAGAGAGCAGATCTTTTTATGCATCAGAAAGTTCACACTGCTGAGAAGCCCCATAAGTGTGACAAGTGCGACAAGGGTTTCTTTCATCTGTCAGAGCTCCATATCCATTGGAGAGACCACACGGGAGAGAAGGCGTATAAATGTGACGATTGCGGGAAGGACTTTAGCACCACAACAAAGCTCAATAGACACAAGAAAATCCACACGGTGGAGAAGCCGTATAAATGCTACGAGTGCGGCAAAGCCTTCAACTGGAGCTCACATCTTCAGATTCACATGAGAGTTCACACAGGTGAGAAACCCTATGTCTGTAGTGAGTGTGGAAGGGGCTTTAGCAATAGTTCAAACCTCTGCATGCATCAGAGAGTCCACACCGGAGAGAAGCCCTTTAAATGTGAAGAGTGCGGGAAGGCCTTCAGGCACACTTCTAGCCTCTGCATGCATCAGAGAGTCCACACAGGAGAGAAGCCCTATAAATGCTATGagtgtgggaaggccttcagcCAGAGCTCGAGCCTCTGCATCCATCAGAGAGTGCACACCGGGGAGAAGCCCTATAGATGCTGTGGgtgtgggaaggccttcagcCAGAGCTCAAGCCTCTGCATCCATCAGAGAGTGCACACGGGGGAGAAACCTTTCAAATGTGATGagtgtgggaaggccttcagtCAGAGCACCAGCCTCTGCATCCACCAGAGAGTGCACACAAAGGAGAGAAACCATCTCAAAATATCAGTTATATAAAGCGTTTTGCTAAgagataaaaatcttaaaacccaTAAGTGCCACTAGGAAGGAAACCCCTGTAAATACCTACATTGACCCAAGAAATTTTTACAGCAAGCCCCAGCAGAACATTGTTTTCCAAGAGACATGTGTGAGGTTGACTTTTTGGATTCATGCCAAGTGTGTTCCACAGCTTGACTTTGAATCTGGAATCCCTCCGCGTGTTTGCCCAGGACAGGCTGTGAGGTCCCAGTCGTGGGTGTGCGTTTCCTGGGATTCTGGCGCGATGCCTCCATAGTTGAAACACTACACAGGAAACCATGATCCTTGCCCAGCCTCCTGAGTCACCTTCTGTCTACGCTTTACCTAAAAGTTGCCCCAGATACTCCCCCATTTCGGGAGCTCATGACCTTCCTTCTCTTGATCCAAGCATACTGGTGAATGCATTTGAAAACGGCCAGCTCCCACGAAGTAGTGTTCTGGTATTTGAGGTTACCACTCGATTCAGCCTCTACGTATCTGTCCATATATCCCGTTACTTCTGAACTCACTTTACCTGTATATCCTCAAAATACCCATAAATATCCACCCCTTCCTAGATggcattaaatttcattttagatTTTAGGTGACTCATAATTTCCATTTACTTTGTCTGTTGGCGAAATCATTGGCAGACATACATGCCCTTGAACTTTAATTTTGTGAATTCTGCTAATCACTGTGTCTCTTTGTTAGTCAGACTTAATTTTCTAGTGGCTACATCACATATttttaacttgaatttttttGGAAATAGCTGAATGTAAATAGGGAGGAAGAAGCAAGCAAA contains the following coding sequences:
- the ZNF664 gene encoding zinc finger protein 664 isoform X1 gives rise to the protein MIYKCPMCREFFSERADLFMHQKVHTAEKPHKCDKCDKGFFHLSELHIHWRDHTGEKAYKCDDCGKDFSTTTKLNRHKKIHTVEKPYKCYECGKAFNWSSHLQIHMRVHTGEKPYVCSECGRGFSNSSNLCMHQRVHTGEKPFKCEECGKAFRHTSSLCMHQRVHTGEKPYKCYECGKAFSQSSSLCIHQRVHTGEKPYRCCGCGKAFSQSSSLCIHQRVHTGEKPFKCDECGKAFSQSTSLCIHQRVHTKERNHLKISVI